The proteins below come from a single Drosophila kikkawai strain 14028-0561.14 chromosome 3R, DkikHiC1v2, whole genome shotgun sequence genomic window:
- the LOC108084254 gene encoding thialysine N-epsilon-acetyltransferase — translation MSTTEEFTFRRANAEDIKDVLAMIQELADFEKMSNGPQLTEEDLKRDAGLTGDQECCEVYVLTDNATNQAIGYSICYKAYSTWQGRYFFVEDIYVRPEHRKRGAGKRIFLEVSARAVELKCPRLEFNVLEWNPARKFYESLGAVDLTAKEGWHYYRVEEQQLAKLAQDLASSKS, via the exons ATGTCGACAACCGAAGAATTCACATTTCGCCGAGCTAATGCTGAAGATATAAAGGATGTGCTGGCCATGATACAG GAGCTAGCTGACTTTGAAAAAATGAGCAATGGTCCTCAGCTTACAGAAGAAG atCTTAAGCGTGATGCCGGACTAACTGGTGACCAGGAGTGCTGTGAAGTCTATGTCCTCACAGATAATGCCACAAA CCAGGCCATTGGCTACTCCATTTGCTACAAGGCTTACTCCACCTGGCAGGGTCGCTACTTCTTTGTCGAAGACATTTACGTGCGCCCAGAGCACCGAAAGCGAGGCGCCGGCAAACGAATCTTCCTGGAGGTGTCCGCCCGGGCCGTGGAGCTTAAGTGCCCGCGTCTTGAGTTCAATGTGCTGGAGTGGAATCCCGCTCGCAAGTTTTACGAAAGCCTTGGGGCAGTGGACTTGACCGCCAAGGAGGGCTGGCACTACTACCGCGTGGAGGAGCAACAACTGGCCAAATTGGCCCAGGATCTGGCTTCATCCAAGTCttga
- the SIDL gene encoding trafficking protein particle complex subunit 10 codes for MQIKPIITYSGSCPLFRSLESQILNAIPLDTCEWRRTFQRPTKHVRLEAQTQQFNVAALEKYKQGDWSILEHPILHIFVTECNDVDTYKATIREEIDTWLKLLTSYGISDWMILLVETLDMRKTKNFMPRTTVLDKIRLDFGSKNDDRCISVLNPAKFEQKSTESFRCLVQRIRFLMLASYNRNIVKYEELIRSKREKRNHDGWDFRQYFFMQEDLALIFEKLELPTEALIQYDELDAMFSQYVTHTGLNEKQPWPSHFRRPLDAFHGICLSRPDRFEMRTKIRDEGVSLLEFRNYLFERQAYLLLTCNDIPEIAKRLLSFLFSTLREVEFIKLECQEGALCCWEFVCALEVLQLCEQAMEPNEVTCFQHCAPIWNLAKDKLYELGKLCGLLPGCTPSSEQLHIVVQLSSGIGDAPPEQQQFLQATPQLRERSPNRKPKKSAAEQLKEALGSNQAFQKLYLELAELAISTYKHVARLRSARLVGLDLGNFYCALNEPHKAVGFFTDLLRELKAENWHMLSSQTLLELANCYRKMGDSLAYTKTCSSISCCMELETLVRTFYFDEFLKSLKTLKTTLSAQPSMENANFCVLEDHFRIMDIEVLNKTPIIQDDHIVVQLKVESLYPRGIVAENIKLCYELQAAPLELAMENVSLTTTAQPVSVKVKESTSRLKVSLQLVYKQDNRLHSASVACDMPKSKQPVRRTSSTKRKLSPSVQADFTNFVQAENIALQPGINFIELRAKATRVGSWQFKQLCVSMSSLEFLSEQLPFAPPSFEISTKPASASLEFKTLIAGIVQPISLNVSGGSFIFPPDAKISLRCSKNLRIRQALPLDTANANDDSSFESLLQVPLQNFKSFEERSIPLEVLTDMPGRKVSKHHEHHIALSCPWSRTELTIPVEFQPAMEATCRLHTCGTQKFLQVIMKGLDAHLLLQQAKVKCDVPGVQLLDLNPATQQPIEIYKSLTVTYLYEIQVEPLKTEHELPIVKVHFVIKYATLTQPEVWRTYGCAFDLVDYTTLFKLQAQLEPNELCRLRTVCNMNLKITKVHENPYTDLMYEVLNDQNLWAVCGRSAGVVSMKDVDSHSISLDVMPLSTGFLPMPSIRLSKYTAGGKSKTDAHSKVHPFPPGQVYNSTKSMQIHVIASVAGDQ; via the exons ATGCAGATAAAGCCCATAATTACAT ATTCCGGCTCGTGTCCCCTTTTCCGGTCGCTGGAGTCGCAAATCCTAAATGCCATCCCCCTGGACACCTGCGAGTGGCGACGCACCTTCCAACGCCCCACAAAACATGTCCGTTTGGAGGCCCAGACCCAACAGTTCAATGTGGCTGCCCTGGAGAAGTACAAGCAGGGTGACTGGAGCATTTTGGAGCACCCAATACTGCACATCTTCGTAACAGAATGCAAT GATGTGGACACATACAAGGCCACCATTAGGGAAGAGATCGATACTTGGCTAAAGCTGTTGACCAGCTATGGCATCTCGGACTGGATGATTCTGCTGGTAGAGACCCTGGACATGCGAAAGACCAAGAACTTTATGCCGCGCACCACGGTGTTGGATAAGATTCGTCTGGACTTTGGCAGTAAAAATGATGATCGTTGCATTTCCGTTCTGAACCCAGCCAAATTTGAACAAAAGTCGACAGAGTCATTCCGCTGCCTGGTGCAGCGCATCCGCTTCCTGATGCTTGCCAGCTACAATCGCAACATAGTAAAGTACGAGGAACTTATACGGAGCAAGCGCGAGAAGCGGAATCACGATGGCTGGGACTTCCGCCAGTACTTCTTCATGCAGGAGGACCTGGCCCTGATTTTTGAGAAGCTGGAACTGCCCACCGAAGCCCTGATACAGTATGATGAACTGGACGCCATGTTCTCGCAGTATGTCACCCACACGGGTCTCAATGAGAAGCAGCCATGGCCGAGTCACTTTCGGCGGCCCTTGGACGCCTTTCATGGCATTTGCCTGTCCAGGCCGGACAGGTTTGAGATGAGGACAAAGATTCGCGACGAGGGTGTTTCCCTGCTGGAGTTCCGCAACTATCTGTTCGAGCGGCAGGCGTATCTGCTGCTCACCTGTAACGACATCCCGGAGATTGCCAAGAGGCTGCTTAGCTTTCTCTTCTCTACGTTGCGAGAGGTGGAGTTCATCAAGCTGGAGTGCCAGGAGGGAGCCCTCTGCTGCTGGGAGTTTGTCTGTGCCCTGGAGGTATTACAGCTGTGCGAACAGGCCATGGAGCCCAACGAGGTTACCTGTTTCCAGCACTGTGCTCCCATCTGGAACTTGGCCAAGGACAAGCTCTATGAACTGGGTAAGCTGTGTGGACTTCTGCCGGGCTGCACGCCAAGCTCAGAGCAGCTACACATCGTGGTGCAGCTGTCGTCGGGCATTGGAGACGCCCcgccggagcagcagcaatttCTCCAGGCCACTCCGCAGTTGCGAGAGCGTTCGCCCAACCGGAAACCAAAGAAATCGGCAGCGGAGCAACTAAAGGAGGCACTGGGCTCCAATCAGGCTTTCCAGAAGCTGTACCTGGAGCTGGCGGAGCTGGCCATTAGCACCTACAAGCATGTGGCCCGTTTACGATCGGCGCGGTTGGTAGGCCTGGATTTGGGTAACTTCTACTGTGCTTTGAATGAGCCACACAAGGCGGTTGGATTCTTTACGGATCTTCTGCGAGAACTGAAGGCCGAGAACTGGCATATGCTGAGCTCCCAGACGCTGCTGGAACTGGCCAACTGCTACCGGAAGATGGGCGACTCGTTGGCCTATACCAAGACATGCAGTTCCATCTCCTGCTGCATGGAGCTGGAGACTCTGGTACGAACTTTCTATTTTGACGAGTTTCTCAAGTCGCTAAAAACTCTCAAAACAACGCTTTCGGCTCAGCCGTCCATGGAGAATGCCAATTTCTGTGTCTTGGAGGATCATTTTCGCATCATGGACATTGAGGTCCTCAATAAGACACCGATAATACAGGACGATCACATTGTAGTGCAACTAAAAGTGGAGAGTCTCTATCCGCGCGGAATTGTGGCCGAAAATATCAAGCTCTGCTACGAGTTGCAAGCGGCTCCTCTGGAGTTGGCCATGGAAAATGTCTCCCTGACCACCACAGCTCAGCCGGTGTCGGTCAAGGTAAAAGAGTCAACATCGCGCTTGAAGGTGTCCCTGCAGCTCGTATACAAACAGGACAACCGTTTGCACTCGGCCTCTGTGGCTTGCGACATGCCCAAGAGCAAGCAACCAGTGCGCCGCACCAGCAGCACCAAGCGGAAGCTGTCGCCCAGTGTCCAAGCAGACTTTACCAACTTTGTGCAGGCAGAGAACATTGCCCTGCAGCCGGGTATCAATTTCATCGAGCTGAGGGCAAAGGCCACTCGAGTGGGTAGCTGGCAATTCAAGCAG CTCTGTGTCAGCATGTCCAGCTTGGAGTTCCTGTCCGAGCAACTGCCTTTTGCTCCTCCCAGCTTCGAGATTAGCACGAAGCCGGCCAGTGCCTCGCTGGAGTTTAAAACTCTCATAGCGGGCATTGTTCAACCCATTAGCCTAAATGTTTCCGGTGGCAGTTTCATCTTTCCGCCCGATGCCAAGATCTCGCTGCGCTGCTCGAAGAATCTACGGATACGCCAGGCACTACCTCTCGATACGGCCAATGCCAATGATGATTCCTCGTTTGAGAGCCTACTTCAGGTGCCGCTGCAGAACTTCAAATCGTTCGAGGAGCGCAGCATTCCTCTGGAGGTTCTCACAGATATGCCCGGTCGGAAGGTGTCCAAGCACCATGAGCATCACATTGCTCTTAGCTGTCCTTGGTCACGCACGGAACTGACGATACCAGTCGAGTTTCAGCCTGCCATGGAGGCCACCTGCCGCCTGCACACTTGCGGCACCCAGAAGTTCCTGCAGGTGATCATGAAGGGTCTGGATGCTCATTTACTGCTGCAGCAAGCCAAGGTCAAGTGCGATGTTCCCGGTGTCCAGTTACTGGACTTGAATCCCGCAACACAACAGCCAATT GAAATCTACAAATCTCTGACTGTCACGTACTTGTATGAAATCCAGGTGGAGCCCCTCAAGACGGAGCATGAGTTGCCAATCGTTAAAGTGCACTTTGTGATTAAGTACGCCACATTAACGCAGCCGGAGGTCTGGAGGACGTATGGCTGTGCCTTCGATCTGGTGGATTACACAACCCTCTTCAAGCTCCAGGCTCAGCTGGAGCCGAACGAGCTGTGCCGCCTGCGCACGGTGTGCAATATGAACCTGAAGATAACTAAGGTCCATGAGAATCCCTACACGGATCTCATGTACGAGGTGCTCAACGACCAGAATCTCTGGGCCGTGTGCGGCCGCTCGGCGG GTGTCGTGTCCATGAAGGACGTTGACAGTCATTCCATATCGCTGGATGTGATGCCCTTGAGTACCGGCTTTCTTCCGATGCCCAGCATTCGGTTGTCCAAATATACCGCCGGCGGTAAAAGCAAGACGGATGCTCACTCCAAGGTTCATCCGTTTCCGCCCGGACAAGTCTACAACTCCACAAAAAGCATGCAGATCCATGTCATAGCCAGTGTAGCCGGGGATCAGTGA